Part of the Ralstonia pickettii DTP0602 genome, CGATCTTTCCCTATACCTCGCCCGCTTTGTTCTCGATGACGGCCGGCTTCGCCGGTATCTGGCTGTTTTCGATACTCGACCGGAGCGCGCGCGCCCTTAGCGACCGGGCGGGCTATCCGGCGCAGAAGGTAAGGTCGGAAACCGGTATCGGCGCTGCGGGCGCTTCCGGCCACTGAAGGGCCATGCGTCCGGCAAAGGGACGCGACCTGCATGTGAGCAATGGTCTCGCGCCAGGGCGTTCGTGCTTGTATCACCAGCCGCTTTTCCCCCAGTGATTGGTGGAGAAGTGGCGCGCTTTGCGCATGGGATGTTAGTGAGACTTCGAATGATTCGAGAGGCGATCGCCAGACACCATTTTGGCCTGGCATTGCTGCTGCTCTTCGTAGTGCAACTGCTCATCGTCTGCGGGATCTTTGCCTTTCTTGCGCTCGACATGACCAAGGTGCAGCGCGCATGGTTGGGCGAGATGCTGTGGCAACGCCTCGCGATAGGCGGTGCGCTCGCGGTGCTGCTGCTATTCGCGTTGGCCTTTGGTCTCAGAAAGCTGTTTGACGCCTATGTGACGCCCGTTGCCCGCCTGGCCGAAGACGCAGTGCTGCTTGCGGCCAACCCCGGCCATCGCATAACGGCACAGGGCGGTCGCGACGTGCGCATTCTCGCCGAAAAGCTCAACCTGCTGGCAGCGGCTCATCAATCGCTGCACGAAGAGGTGCAGGAAAAGATTGAGGTGGCAAACCGCGCGCTGGCGCAAGAGAGGAATCGGCTCGCCGCGCTCATGGCTGAGCTTACCCTGAGTGTGCTGGTCTGCAATATCGACGGGCGTATTCTCCTCTACAACGCCAGTGCCAGGCATTTGCTAGAGAGCCGAGATGATGGTGTCTTCCCGCCTGGCGGCGCCGCAATTGGTCTGGGCCGCTCAGTGTTCGGTGTGTTGGAACGCGGGCTAATCCTGCATGCGCTCGAACAAATCCAGTATCAGCTCGGGCAGCATGGAGATGGCATGACGCGACCGGTATCCGGCTTCGTCACCACGCTCGCAGGAGGGCGGATCGTGCGCGCCCACATGTCCCCTGTGTTTGACGGTGGGCATGTCCTGAACGGCTTCGTGCTGACACTGGAAGACATCACGCGCAATGTCGAAGCAGCAAGCCGCCGCGACGCCTTGCTGCTGTCGCTTACCCAGGACGTTCGCGTCGGACTGGAAAAGATCCATACGGCGGTGCAAGCCATGCAGTCATCCCCGGAAACGGACTGCGTGGAACGGGCCCGGCTGACCGGGATCATCCACAGCGAAACGAAGCACCTGAAGATGCACTTCGACCGCGCCGCGGATCGGCATGGTGACAGTATGGACAACCGCCAGGAACTGGAAGAGATCCGCGGGGCCGATCTGATCGCGCTGCTGCTGCGGCGCGTCGGCAGTGCGACGCTCAGCGCCACCGCCAGCCCCTTGATCGACGCAACAGTCTGGCTCAGGGTGGACAGCTATGCACTGGCGCAGTCGCTCGTCTATCTGTCACGGCAGCTTGGCAACGAAGCCGGCGTTACCGAGGTGCAGTTCGCCCTGTCTCGGACCGACCGGCTGGCTCAGCTTGACCTTACCTGGCGCAACGCGCCGTTGGCCGCTGACAACCTGGCAGCATGGGCGAATGCGCCTTTGCAAATCGGCGCGAGTGGCCAGGTATTTACGCTGAATGCGCTGATTGCCCGTCACGGAGGCGAGGCAATATATTGTGTAGACGCGCCTCCGGGTGTGGCGCGCTACCGCTTGATGTTGCCGGTTTCCGAGCCGCGGCCGGCGTTGAGCATCCCGCTCACACAGGACGGCCGGCCGGAATTCTACGATTTCGACCTGTTCCACCAGGCGGGCCAAAGCGCCGAGATCGACCACCGTCCGCTTTCGCAACTTAGTTACACGGTGTTTGATACCGAGACCACCGGACTTGACCCCGCCGGCGGCGACGAGATCATCTCTGTTGGCGCGTTGCGCATCGTCAATGGCCGCTTGCTGCAGCAGGAGAACTTCGACCAGCTGATCCAGCCGCGGGCTCCACTGAGCGCGGACTCGATTGCGATTCATGGCATCACGCGCACCATGCTCGATGGCCAGCCACCGATCGAAGCCGTGCTGCCGCAGTTTCACCGCTTCGCCGCTGACACCGTGCTCGTCGCGCACAACGCCGCCTTCGACATGAAATTCCTGCAATTGCTGGAAGCAAGAACCGGAACGGCCTTCACGCAGCCGATCCTGGACACGCTACTGCTATCACAGGTGATTCACCCCCATAAATCCGACCATACACTGGAGGCGCTCGCCGAGCGCCTTGGCGTTGCGGTAATCGGACGCCATACTGCCCTGGGCGACGCCATCGTCACTGGCGAGGTCTTTCTCAGGATGCTCCCCCTCCTGGCGGAAAAGGGAATCTTTACCCTCAAGGAGGCCCGCGATGCCGAGCAACAGACGGCCTACGCGCGTATCAAATACTGAGGGACGTAGCGCCCATGGATAGCCATTCCACGATCAATCCTGATGCTGCTCCCGATCCACGCAGCCTCGACGGAAGCGTATTCGCGCAAGATATTGACCGTATTCGTCTGGGCTTCGTCAGCGCGACGGACGAGGCGGGCTTGCAGCGGGCAGCCGCTGAGATTCGAGCGCTTATACATCGCCTGGTTGGCGAAGTACCCGCGGAAGCGTGCACCCGCCTGATCTCCAGGCTGAATGATGCGCTGACGCGCCGCATGATCGAACTGACTTGCGCAGACGCGCGGATGCCTGCTGCACGCTGGTGCTGGATAGCGCTCGGCAGCGAAGGCCGCGAGGAACAGACGCTGTCGACCGATCAGGACAATGGCATCATCATGGCTGGCCGCGACGGTGCTGAAGGACTGCGCGAGAGGCTGTTACCGCTGGCACTGCGTATCAACGAAGCGCTCGACGCGTGCGGATTTCCGTTGTGCACGGGGAAGATCATGGCGAGCAATCCGCAATGGTGTCTTGACTTGCATGAATGGCGGGAGCGCTTCGCTAGCTGGATCATTGATGGTGATCCGCAGGCGCTGCTCAACGCAACCATCTTCTTTGACCTGCGCGCGCTTTTCGGTGCTCACGACCTGGCAGCGGCGCTGGCGGACTGGTTAGCGGAGATTGGGGCGGACAGTCCCCGCTTTCTGTTCCAGATGACCGAAAATGCATTGCGGCGTAAGCCGCCGCTCGGTGTGCTGCACGACTTTGTGGTCGAGAAAGGCGGGATGTTTGCTGGCACCATCGATCTCAAACGGGATGCCGCAACGCTATTCGTCGACGCGGCCCGCATCTATGGCTTGGCCTGTGGCGCCCGCACCAGCAACACGGCGGATCGCCTCAGACTGGCCGCTGACGCGGGGCGTCTTCGTCCGACCGATGTGCAAGCTTGGATAGGCGCGTTCTATTTCATCCAGATGTTGCGCCTGAAAAATCAGCAGTCCCATTACGAACAGGGCTCGATCATGCACAATCATGTGGATCCAAATGAACTGGGCGGCGCTGAGCGGCGCGAGTTGCTCAACGCCTTGCGCGAAGCCCGCGCACTGCAAAGACGTCTGGCGCTGGAATACCTTGGCACAAGCCAGGGCATCTGAGCAAGGTCTCTGCTGCGGATCGAAGATGACGCTGAATGTAAGCCGTTGGATGGTAGCACCTGACATGTCGCTGCGGGCCGGTCGTCAAACTCGAAACGGCCGTTCGCTACCGCCCGCTATCCCTTCTCTTCAAGCGATTTCTGAAATTTGTTTACCAAGAAGTCAATGAAAGCGCGCGCGCGCGCTGTCTGATTACGGCGCTGCGAGTAGTAGACAAAGAGGTCAGCCGATGGCAGCTTGAACTGCGGTAAGACGACTCGCAAGCGGCCGCTCTCCAGATACTTTGCCAAGTCCCACTCGGAACGGATCAGGATGCCGTGCCCGTCAAGGG contains:
- a CDS encoding hypothetical protein (K07182: K07182; CBS domain-containing protein): MDSHSTINPDAAPDPRSLDGSVFAQDIDRIRLGFVSATDEAGLQRAAAEIRALIHRLVGEVPAEACTRLISRLNDALTRRMIELTCADARMPAARWCWIALGSEGREEQTLSTDQDNGIIMAGRDGAEGLRERLLPLALRINEALDACGFPLCTGKIMASNPQWCLDLHEWRERFASWIIDGDPQALLNATIFFDLRALFGAHDLAAALADWLAEIGADSPRFLFQMTENALRRKPPLGVLHDFVVEKGGMFAGTIDLKRDAATLFVDAARIYGLACGARTSNTADRLRLAADAGRLRPTDVQAWIGAFYFIQMLRLKNQQSHYEQGSIMHNHVDPNELGGAERRELLNALREARALQRRLALEYLGTSQGI
- a CDS encoding hypothetical protein (K03763: DPO3A2, polC; DNA polymerase III subunit alpha, Gram-positive type [EC:2.7.7.7]), yielding MIREAIARHHFGLALLLLFVVQLLIVCGIFAFLALDMTKVQRAWLGEMLWQRLAIGGALAVLLLFALAFGLRKLFDAYVTPVARLAEDAVLLAANPGHRITAQGGRDVRILAEKLNLLAAAHQSLHEEVQEKIEVANRALAQERNRLAALMAELTLSVLVCNIDGRILLYNASARHLLESRDDGVFPPGGAAIGLGRSVFGVLERGLILHALEQIQYQLGQHGDGMTRPVSGFVTTLAGGRIVRAHMSPVFDGGHVLNGFVLTLEDITRNVEAASRRDALLLSLTQDVRVGLEKIHTAVQAMQSSPETDCVERARLTGIIHSETKHLKMHFDRAADRHGDSMDNRQELEEIRGADLIALLLRRVGSATLSATASPLIDATVWLRVDSYALAQSLVYLSRQLGNEAGVTEVQFALSRTDRLAQLDLTWRNAPLAADNLAAWANAPLQIGASGQVFTLNALIARHGGEAIYCVDAPPGVARYRLMLPVSEPRPALSIPLTQDGRPEFYDFDLFHQAGQSAEIDHRPLSQLSYTVFDTETTGLDPAGGDEIISVGALRIVNGRLLQQENFDQLIQPRAPLSADSIAIHGITRTMLDGQPPIEAVLPQFHRFAADTVLVAHNAAFDMKFLQLLEARTGTAFTQPILDTLLLSQVIHPHKSDHTLEALAERLGVAVIGRHTALGDAIVTGEVFLRMLPLLAEKGIFTLKEARDAEQQTAYARIKY